One window of the Cryptomeria japonica chromosome 7, Sugi_1.0, whole genome shotgun sequence genome contains the following:
- the LOC131040600 gene encoding spermidine synthase 1-like, with amino-acid sequence MRVVADFAVKVYGDCNFCLYGELGFIFEAGNLNSWLSDFFFLPGEAHSLKVEKVLFKGKSEYQDVMVFQSSSYGKVLVLDGVVWLSEKDECAYQEMIAHLPLCSIPTPKKVIIALSTFILISQLMLDEV; translated from the exons ATGCGAGTTGTTGCAGATTTTGCTGTAAAAGTTTACGGTGACTGCAATTTCTGTCTTTACGGTGAACTGGGATTTATCTTTGAAG CTGGCAATTTGAACTCTTGGCTATCGGATTTTTTTTTCCTTCCGGGGGAGGCACATTCGCTGAAGGTTGAGAAGGTATTGTTCAAGGGCAAGTCAGAATATCAAGATGTGATGGTTTTTCAG TCATCATCATATGGAAAAGTACTTGTGCTTGATGGGGTGGTTTGGTTGTCTGAAAAAGATGAATGTGCCTACCAAGAGATGATAGCACATCTTCCTCTTTGTTCAATTCCAACTCCAAAAAAGGTCATTATAGCTttatctacattcattttaatatcCCAGTTAATGTTAGATGAAGTATAG